The Lacerta agilis isolate rLacAgi1 chromosome 5, rLacAgi1.pri, whole genome shotgun sequence genome has a segment encoding these proteins:
- the FGFBP3 gene encoding LOW QUALITY PROTEIN: fibroblast growth factor-binding protein 3 (The sequence of the model RefSeq protein was modified relative to this genomic sequence to represent the inferred CDS: deleted 2 bases in 2 codons), whose protein sequence is MRLPQTLPLTLLFLSCLEGTTGRKSKESSEKVKPASSPWAQSGQFSTRDKHLCSWQVISGEEATELLLSCHQPGEDGGKRQQCVYRGQPELCAAYSSKGRQFWKQILGKLRKKQHPCQDSSSLKSRLCSSKKGTSEAQLHLVPTAPGTDAPGASEGTAKGRSRGKAVPRMRQPRKKPPQVPRNRAISSPAKAEAPVKRNKEGKRKGSLGSSAAPTQPPSRQPTSVTGGTEQPTELNAGVVEAYCEEKWHSLCNFFVNFWNG, encoded by the exons ATGAGGCTCCCCCAAACCCTTCCGCTCACCCTTCTCTTCCTGAGCTGCCTGGAAGGCACTACCGGCAGGAAGAGC AAAGAGAGCAGCGAAAAAGTGAAGCCTGCTTCCTCCCCATGGGCACAGTCCGGACAGTTCTCCACCCGTGACAAACACCTGTGCAGTTGGCAGGTGATCTCTGGCGAAGAAGCCACCGAACTCCTGCTCAGCTGCCACCAGCCTGGAGAGGATGGTGGGAAGAGGCAGCAATGCGTCTACCGGGGCCAGCCAGAGCTATGCGCTGCCTACAGCTCCAAAGGCCGCCAGTTCTGGAAGCAGATCCTGGGC AAACTCCGCAAGAAGCAGCACCCATGCCAGGACAGCAGCTCGCTCAAATCCCGGCTTTGCAGTAGCAAGAAGGGGACTTCTGAAGCGCAGCTACACCTGGTGCCCACCGCTCCCGGCACTGACGCCCCGGGGGCCTCTGAGGGGACTGCTAAAGGTAGATCCAGGGGAAAGGCCGTGCCAAGGATGCGCCAGCCTCGCAAGAAGCCACCTCAGGTGCCCAGGAACAGGGCGATCAGCAGCCCAGCCAAGGCGGAGGCCCCAGTCAAGCGAAAcaaagaggggaagaggaaaggaagccttggCTCCTCAGCGGCCCCAACCCAGCCCCCCAGCAGGCAACCTACATCGGTCACAGGAGGCACTGAGCAGCCCACAGAGCTCAATGCAGGCGTGGTCGAGGCCTACTGCGAAGAGAAGTGGCATTCGCTATGTAACTTCTTTGTGAATTTCTGGAACGGCTGA